A window of Paenibacillus phoenicis genomic DNA:
TCGCAGGCCAGAACCTGGCGAACCCGATTGCGACGATCTTGTCCGTTGCGCTGATGTTCCGCTTAACCTTTGGCTATGCTGATGCAGCCGACGCGATCGAAGCCGCTGTAACCGACGTGCTGAATGCCGGACATCGTACCGGCGACATTGCCGTTGACAAGAGCAAAGCGATTGGTACAAAGGAAATGGGCGATCTGATCGTAGCTGCGATGAAGAAATAAATCAATCTGCATGGGGCCGTTTGATTGACTTTGGAAATGGCCGATGTTACCATGTGGGAAGAAATAAGAAGAAGGACCCCCTGTTTGAGCCTGGCTCAAATCGGGGGTTTTTTGCCCAGAAGCTTTCTCTGGCGAAGGATTGGCCAAACTCCCAGGATTTACAATCCATACGCAGGAATTTGAAGCAAGCTTCACGAATAAATTATATGAAAATCCCGGCTTCAGGGAGAGCCAGGAAGAGGAAATGAACCAAACGCGGGAAGGGGTGAAGGGGAATGAGCTTTTGCTGCGGAGCCAGCATGCTGGGGACAAAGGGCACCTTAAAGCATTATCGCACGCAGGTACATAATGTGCCCCTGTTATTTTGCCCGGTGTGCCACCGGGTTGAGGTTCATTATAAAGTGGAGAACGAATACGAAATTCTGGCCGAATACGCGCATGGTGACGGAGTGGCGGAGATTGATTTTCAGGATTTTGTGATGGAGGACGATGACTCCATTTTCGGAAATTGCGTAAATCGGGAAGATGAAGATCCCTTGGCCATTGTGCAGAGCCAAATCGATATTTCGCTGGACCTCATGTCTGTTGCCAAACAAATCGGCGACGAGAAATGGACGGAGGAGCTAAAGAAAAGGCTGGCGGTCATGAGCCGTCGCCGGGCCCGGCTGCTACACAACAATCGTTAAATCCTAGAAATAGTCTTCCGGAAGGGAGACTATTTGCATTTTTTTAGGACTATGGTAGTCGTTTTGCGTTGATCCCACTTTTTTCGACAGTTTCTCTGATTGACGGTATTTGGAAAACTTGACTATGATTGAAACAGGTGGCTTTTGACTTATCGGGAATTGAACCATGGACAAGTATGGCATCGCCTGGTGCGAAATATGACATAGATCGCATAACAAGGTTGAGGTGAGTGCACCGCGTCAGGGTAAAGGTCTTCTAGGTAGTGATGGTATGTTGTCTTGCAAGGCAAAGTACATCATTTGAATAAAGGGGGAACCAAGCTTGTTGAGTGAATTTCAAGAGACATTGCTCCAGTCCGTCAAAGCATACCAATCGACCCAACTCGTAAAAAACAAGTATGAGAACGTACTCCAACACCTGGACAGCGGAATCATGCTGTTTGACTGTGATGGGGTTCTAACCTTTATCAATGTACAGATGGCCAAGCTGCTTGAAATGCCGCGCCAATCCCTGATCGGCTGTAATTTATTGCAGCTGCTGCGGCATCCGCATCTCAACCAATTTAAGAAGCGTAAGATCTTGCGTATTTACCGGGAGACTATCTTTCACCGCAAAAAGTACCATGAGTTAATTGACGAATACGGCAGACATTGGCTGATTACGGTTACATACGGGGATCAGATGGATGGGGATTTTCTGCTTAGCGTCAAGGATGTTTCTGATTTTAAACGGATCGAACAAACGGCTTATCAGAACGACAAGCTGGCGATGCTTGGAAAAATTTCCGCGGCGATTGCGCATGAAATTAGGAATCCGCTTACAGCGATCCGCGGATTTATTCAGTTGCTGCGGCCTCATTTGCTGCAGCTGGGCAAGGATGAGTATGCCCGGATTATCTTAACGGAAATCGACCGGGCGAACGATATTATCCATGAGTTTCTAAATTCTTCGAAGCCTTCGGCTCCGCAGAAATCGACGGTCAACGTTTCTTCCTTGTTGAAGGAGGTTGTTCTGCTTACGGAGAGCGAGGCGTTGATGAAGGGATGCCAAATGATCCTTCACGAGCCAAACGAGGAGCTGCTCGTCTCCATCGATGTTAAGCAGATCAAGCAGGTGCTGCTGAACATTATCAAAAATGCGATGGACGCCATCGCCGAAGTAGGCGGCGACCACCAAGGGGTGATCGATATCCGTGCGGAGAAGGAAGGCAAATCGGTTTGTATCTCGATACAAGATAACGGCGGCGGAATGGACAAGGGGATGCTAAGCCGCTTGTTTGATCCGTTTTTTACGACGAAGGAGAAGGGAACGGGATTGGGATTGTCGGTGAGTTACCGGATCATCCGGAACCATCGGGGGAACATTTCCGTGGACAGCTTAAAAGGAGCGGGAACGATCTTTACCGTTTCGCTCCCGCTGGCATTATAAATTAATCTTTAGGGCCTTTGGCCGCAGATGGCGTAGAGGACGCCGCGTACTTCCCGCAAGCTGCAGAACAGGACTTCTGCTGCGAGCAGGAGGCGCAGGCGCCTTTTTTGCTTTTCTTGAAGCCGCGGTATAACGCGAAGGCAGCATATCCAAAAATAGCGGTAAGGATGATGATGTCGGCCATAACAGGCAGCTCCTTTCGTTTATCGAATTTTGCTTAAGCCAGTCCGAATCCTAGCCGCCATCCGATCTGATAGATCAAGAAAGCCACGAGGTAAGCCAGCGTCAGCGAATAGCCGATAGCAAATAACGTCCACTTCCAGGAAGCTGTTTCTTTGCGAAGAACGCCAACCGTTGCAAGGCACGGGGTGTACAGCAGAACGAAGGCCATAAAGCTGTAGGCCTGCAGCCCGGTGAAGGATGCGGCAATTTGGCCTTGCAGTCCGGCCATATCCGGAACATGGTAAATGATGTTCATCGTTGATACCACGACCTCCTTGGCCATAAACCCGGTAATCAGCGCTGCCCCGGATTGCCAAGTGCCGAAGCCTAGCGGCTGCATGACGGACGCGAACAAGCCGCCGATGGCTGCGAGGAAGCTGTCATCCATGTTGTCCGCGACGCCACCCGGACCAAGGTACGTGAGCAGCCAGATCAGCACGGAACCGCCGAGAATGAAGGTGCCGGCTTTGCGCAGGAAGCCTTTGCCCTTCTCCCAGGTGCTGCGGAACAGGGTGACGCTTTGCGGCATCCGATATGGCGGCAGCTCAACGATAAAGAAGGAACGTTCGTTTTTGAACAGGAACAGCGAGAACACTTTGGCCAACCCAAGCGCCAGCACGATGCCAAGCATATACAGAGAAAAGACGATCAGACCTTGCGACTCAGCGAAAAAGATGCCGGCAAATAAAGCGTAAACCGGTAACCGCGCGGAGCAGGACATCAGCGGAATGAGCAGCATGGTCAGCATCCGTTCCTTCGGCTGCTCGATGCTGCGGGAAGCCATAATCGCCGGCACATTGCAGCCAAAGCCTAGGATAAATGGAATTAACGCTTTGCCGTTTAGACCGACGATTTCCATCAATTTATCCATCATGACGGTAATCCGGGCCATGTAACCGGAGTCTTCAATGAAGGAAATGATCAGGAACATGATGAAAATCTGCGGAATAAACACCAGTACGCCGCCAACGCCGCCGATGATGCCGCCCGTGATCAACGCCTGCGTGAAGCTTGAAGCCCCTATGCCGGTCAGCAGACCCTCCACACCGCTGATCAGCGGACCGCTGATGAACCCGTCCAGCAGATCAGAGAGCGGGTTGCCGAGCCAATCAAACGTCAGCTGGAAAGTGAGATACATGAAAACCATAAACAGCGGGAGGCCGAGAAACGGATGGGTGACAATACGGTCGATGCGTTCGGTCATCGAGTGCGGTTTCTTCTGTGAGGCATCCACGGCTTCACTGCAAATGTTCTGAATCCGCTGGTTCCGGACGGAGCGGATATACGCTTCCGCGGAGGAAGCCAAATCGTTCGCAGCCAGCTTCGCTTCTACTTCGGCCCGGATCTTCTGCAGCATGTGCAAGTTGGTCTGCGGCGGAAGCGCGGAGATGACCGCCGGGTTGTCCTCCAGTACCTGCAAGGCGATCCAGCGTAAGGCCGGACGTTGTTCCTCCCAGTCTGCTGCAAGCTCACGCGTGATGTCGTGAATGGCTTGCTCGATCACTTCGCCATAATCGATCGTAAATTCCGGCTTTTGCGCCGATTCAGAAGACTGTTGTTCGATTGCCCGCAGCACTTCTTTACTGCCTTTGCCGGTACGTGCAATCAGCGGGAGAACGGGAACGCCCAGCAGGGCCGCCAGCTTCTCTGGATCCACCTTCAACCCGCGGGCCTCGGCAACGTCTATCATATTTAACCCGATGATTACCGGTTTGCCGTATTCCAGTAGCTGCAGCGTCAGATATAGGTTACGCTCCAAGTTAGAGGCATCGACGATATTCACGAGCACGGAAGGGGGCTCGGAGGCCAGGTACTCGGCTGCAATCCCCTCATCTCGGGACAAAGGATGCAGGGTATAGATCCCGGGCAGGTCGGTGAGCAGTCCGGTTGTGCTTCGCAGGTGCCCGACTTTTTTCTCCACCGTTACGCCGGCCCAGTTCCCGACATATTCGTAAGAGCGGGTTAAGGCATTAAACAGTGAGGTTTTCCCTGTGTTCGGGTTCCCAATGAGTGCGGCGTTGTTCATGAGACTGCCACCTCGATATGGGCCGCTTCCTTCTGGCGGATGCCCAGCAGTTGCCCGGCGCATTCCAGCGTGACCGGACCGCCCCATAAGCAGTACCGTTTCACGACCACGCGGGATCCTTCCCGGATCCCGAGATCCGCGAGGCGCCGTTTCAGGATCGGGTCCATATTGCCAATTTGCGTGATGGCACAAGTGGTCCCGGGTTTCAAACCTAGCAGGCAGCATCGGCAAGGTTTCATGAAAACTTCCTCCTTCGTCATGTAAGTAAGCCGAAAACGGCTGAAAAATCTAGTTGATTAAACGCTATTGAGAATCAATCTCAATTAAATTCACAAGTAATATAGCACGCACCGCTGGCCCATACTGTGATTTACTTCATAACGAAGAATGGAAACTTCGTGATCCAAAGATGACTTTTCGAACAACTGCTAAAATAAAAGTTCGAAAAGTCAGGTTTGAAGCACCGAGAAGGTTGGATGAAGCTGGGACTGAGGAGCGGAGCGTAC
This region includes:
- a CDS encoding ATP-binding protein; this encodes MLSEFQETLLQSVKAYQSTQLVKNKYENVLQHLDSGIMLFDCDGVLTFINVQMAKLLEMPRQSLIGCNLLQLLRHPHLNQFKKRKILRIYRETIFHRKKYHELIDEYGRHWLITVTYGDQMDGDFLLSVKDVSDFKRIEQTAYQNDKLAMLGKISAAIAHEIRNPLTAIRGFIQLLRPHLLQLGKDEYARIILTEIDRANDIIHEFLNSSKPSAPQKSTVNVSSLLKEVVLLTESEALMKGCQMILHEPNEELLVSIDVKQIKQVLLNIIKNAMDAIAEVGGDHQGVIDIRAEKEGKSVCISIQDNGGGMDKGMLSRLFDPFFTTKEKGTGLGLSVSYRIIRNHRGNISVDSLKGAGTIFTVSLPLAL
- a CDS encoding FeoB-associated Cys-rich membrane protein; this encodes MADIIILTAIFGYAAFALYRGFKKSKKGACASCSQQKSCSAACGKYAASSTPSAAKGPKD
- the feoB gene encoding ferrous iron transport protein B, which codes for MNNAALIGNPNTGKTSLFNALTRSYEYVGNWAGVTVEKKVGHLRSTTGLLTDLPGIYTLHPLSRDEGIAAEYLASEPPSVLVNIVDASNLERNLYLTLQLLEYGKPVIIGLNMIDVAEARGLKVDPEKLAALLGVPVLPLIARTGKGSKEVLRAIEQQSSESAQKPEFTIDYGEVIEQAIHDITRELAADWEEQRPALRWIALQVLEDNPAVISALPPQTNLHMLQKIRAEVEAKLAANDLASSAEAYIRSVRNQRIQNICSEAVDASQKKPHSMTERIDRIVTHPFLGLPLFMVFMYLTFQLTFDWLGNPLSDLLDGFISGPLISGVEGLLTGIGASSFTQALITGGIIGGVGGVLVFIPQIFIMFLIISFIEDSGYMARITVMMDKLMEIVGLNGKALIPFILGFGCNVPAIMASRSIEQPKERMLTMLLIPLMSCSARLPVYALFAGIFFAESQGLIVFSLYMLGIVLALGLAKVFSLFLFKNERSFFIVELPPYRMPQSVTLFRSTWEKGKGFLRKAGTFILGGSVLIWLLTYLGPGGVADNMDDSFLAAIGGLFASVMQPLGFGTWQSGAALITGFMAKEVVVSTMNIIYHVPDMAGLQGQIAASFTGLQAYSFMAFVLLYTPCLATVGVLRKETASWKWTLFAIGYSLTLAYLVAFLIYQIGWRLGFGLA
- a CDS encoding FeoA family protein; amino-acid sequence: MKPCRCCLLGLKPGTTCAITQIGNMDPILKRRLADLGIREGSRVVVKRYCLWGGPVTLECAGQLLGIRQKEAAHIEVAVS